The Lycium ferocissimum isolate CSIRO_LF1 chromosome 1, AGI_CSIRO_Lferr_CH_V1, whole genome shotgun sequence genome includes a region encoding these proteins:
- the LOC132061413 gene encoding glycine-rich protein 5, with translation MPFAQNNCQKTEKRVTQFKKYSLKMIGHEGVRVGVLALLCFHVLVGSVAFARNVKDFEDEKFFTIGKGGGFGGGFGTGGGFGGGGGFGGGGGGGFGGGGDGIGGGFGKGGGIGGGIGGGVEGWKGGGIEGEWGWRRRGRNRRHRKGLGGAEEAGGAGAEERRI, from the coding sequence ATGCCATTTGCTCAAAACAATTGTCAGAAAACAGAAAAAAGGGTCACGCAGTTCAAAAAATATTCCTTGAAGATGATAGGTCATGAGGGAGTGAGGGTAGGGGTGTTGGCATTGCTTTGCTTTCATGTCCTTGTGGGGAGTGTTGCTTTCGCTAGAAATGTGAAAGATTTTGAGGATGAGAAGTTTTTTACCATTGGTAAGGGAGGGGGATTTGGAGGTGGTTTTGGCACTGGTGGAGGTTTTGGCGGTGGAGGCGGTTTTGGTGGTGGCGGTGGTGGCggttttggtggtggtggcgaTGGTATAGGTGGCGGGTTTGGAAAGGGTGGTGGAATAGGCGGTGGAATTGGAGGCGGCGTGGAGGGGTGGAAAGGTGGTGGCATCGAGGGGGAGTGGGGGTGGCGGAGGCGGGGGAGGAATAGGAGGCATCGGAAAGGTTTGGGGGGGGCGGAGGAGGCCGGTGGTGCGGGGGCGGAGGAAAGGAGGATTTAA
- the LOC132035015 gene encoding uncharacterized protein LOC132035015, with the protein MPDIERLVNDFVAKLSKRKVEGSQATSRLTAELLRSVVSLQRLPPTNSTAVLIEAVRGIGVKLVAANPVELAVGNIVRRVLHIIREEDLSLLTSKTGDLDLTASDDERTIDQDCGPTQSAAAAAAAAAKSVLRSPSLHALLENMDKAVPSNIYTSSSGGDSEEKSKADKLARTRKLKHDVIEAINILIEDIDTCHELIAEQAVEHIHQNEVILTLGSSRTAFEFLCAAKEKKRSFRVVVAEGAPRYQGHALAKELVARGLQTTVVTDSAIFAMISRVNMVIVGVHAVMANGGVIAPVGMNMVALAAQKHAVPFVVVAGIHKLCPSYPHNPEVCLNDMRSPAELLEFGQFSNCMEFGMDSGAPLQVVNPGFDYVAPELVSLLITDIGGHNPSYMYRLISDYYSADDFDLQGRIK; encoded by the exons ATGCCGGACATTGAAAGGCTTGTGAATGATTTTGTTGCAAAGCTCAGTAAACG TAAGGTTGAAGGGTCACAAGCAACTTCGCGGCTAACAGCAGAGTTGCTTCGTTCGGTTGTTTCGTTGCAAAGACTGCCACCTACTAACTCAACTGCAGTACTCATTGAGGCTGTAAGGGGTATAGGTGTTAAATTGGTTGCTGCCAACCCCGTTG AGCTTGCTGTTGGAAATATTGTTAGGCGCGTTCTTCATATTATCCGGGAGGAGGATCTTTCTCTTTTGACCAGTAAAACGGGCGACTTAGATTTAACTGCAAGTGATGATGAACGAACCATAGACCAAGATTGTGGCCCAACTCAgtctgctgctgctgctgctgctgctgcagCTAAAAGTGTTTTACGGTCTCCTTCATTGCATGCACTTCTGGAGAATATGGATAAAGCTGTACCAAGTAACATATACACCTCCTCTTCAGGTGGAGATTCTGAAGAGAAAAGTAAAG CTGATAAACTTGCCAGGACTCGGAAGTTAAAACATGATGTCATTGAGGCAATTAACATATTAATTGAAGATATTGATACTTGTCATGAACTGATAGCAGAACAGGCAGTTGAGCATATTCACCAAAA TGAAGTAATACTAACATTAGGTAGTTCAAGAACTGCCTTTGAATTCCTCTGTGCCGCAAAAGAGAAAAAACGGTCTTTTCGGGTGGTTGTTGCAGAGGGTGCACCAAG GTACCAGGGGCATGCTCTTGCAAAAGAGCTGGTAGCAAGAGGTCTACAAACTACAGTTGTAACAGATTCTGCTATTTTTGCAATGATTTCTAGAGTAAATATG GTTATAGTGGGAGTTCATGCAGTGATGGCCAATGGTGGTGTCATTGCACCTGTTGGAATGAACATGGTAGCACTTGCAGCTCAAAAGCATGCTGTTCCATTTGTCGTAGTTGCTGGCATTCACAAG TTGTGCCCTTCATATCCACACAATCCAGAGGTTTGTCTGAATGACATGCGATCCCCTGCTGAACTTCTCGAATTCGGGCAGTTTTCAAACTGCATGGAGTTTGGAATGGATAGTGGGGCTCCTCTTCAAGTTGTTAATCCTGGTTTTGATTATGTGGCACCTGAGCTTGTCAGCCTTCTCATCACCGACAT TGGAGGCCATAACCCGTCATATATGTATCGTCTCATTTCGGACTACTACTCAGctgatgattttgatttgcaagGGAGGATAAAATAA
- the LOC132035121 gene encoding large ribosomal subunit protein bL28c: MATITAGISLRGPVVSSHRTFSVNKGALPKLKLSSELSFVTSQLSGIKISSTHLSSSAPLSVPFKTTLQPVARRICPFTGKKSNRANKVSHSNHKTKKLQFVNLQYKRIWWEAGKRYVKLRLSTKAIKTIEKNGLDAVAKKAGIDLSKK, encoded by the exons ATGGCAACAATAACTGCAGGTATAAGCCTTAGAGGACCAGTTGTGAGTAGTCACAGGACATTTTCAGTGAACAAAGGGGCATTACCAAAGTTGAAACTAAGCTCAGAGTTGAGTTTTGTAACTTCCCAATTGAGTGGAATCAAGATTTCAAGCACCCATTTGAGTTCTTCAGCTCCACTTTCTGTTCCTTTCAAGACCACCCTTCAACCTGTTGCAC GTAGAATTTGCCCCTTCACTGGCAAGAAGTCCAACAGAGCAAACAAGGTCTCTCATTCAAACCACAAAACGAAGAAGTTGCAATTCGTAAACCTTCAATACAAGAGAATTTGGTGGGAGGCAGGCAAGCGCTATGTGAAACTGAGGTTGTCAACAAAGGCCATAAAGACCATTGAGAAAAATGGACTTGATGCTGTAGCCAAGAAGGCTGGAATTGATCTCAGCAAGAAGTAG